The sequence CTCTCCTTTAGAAATTAAAATTCAGAGTTTTTTAAAAGATTACTTTCAAAGAGGCACTTTAAAAGTGTTTGTAGATATTAAACTTTTAAAGACTGAAGACATCGTTGATATCGATATGGGTTTAGCCAAATCTTATTACAATGCCCTCGATAATATCATAAATGAATTACATTTAACTGATGATGTTGATCTCGACACTCTTCTTAAATTTAGAGATATTATAAAAGTTTCTATCGATGAAGAAAAAATAAATGTTATCTGGGAAGGAATGAAACAAGTTTTAAAAGAAGTCATAGAAATGGTATTAAATTACCAAAAAGAGGAAGGCCAAGACCTTAAACGTTACCTTGAAGGTTATATAAATGAATTGAAGCAAGTAATAGAAAAAATATCAGAAAATTCTGATAAAATGAAAGAAAAATATAGGGACCAGTTAAAAAATAATATTAATTCGATAATAAATGGTTTTCAAAATGTTGATGAAAATAGGCTTGAAATGGAGATTGCTCTTTTAGCGGAAAGATCAGATATAAACGAAGAGATAGATCGTTTAAAAAGTCATATTAATAGGTTTAACGGTCTTCTAGAAGAAGATAAAGACAGTATAGGGCAAGAGCTGGATTTTATTTGTCAAGAAATGCATAGAGAATTCAATACAATCGCCTCCAAATCAAAAATATTAGAAATAACCAACCTTTCCTTGGAAGGAAGAACTCTAGTTAATAAAATTCGGGAACAAGTACAAAATGTACATTAGAAAATTTTATATACTAAGTTAATAGAAAAATAGTCATTTATTTTTATTTTGTTTGTGGAGGTGCTCTTTATGTACGGATTAATAAACATTGGCTTTGGGAACGTTGTTGTTGGCGATAGGGTAATAGCAATAGTTACACCCACTTCTCAACCGTTAAAAAGGTTAAAAGAGGTAGCCGAACAACAAGGGAAACTTTTAGAAGTTAACCATGGAAGAAAAACTCGTGCATTTATAATAACAGACTCTGGACACGTTATAGCCAGTGCAATTCAGCCCGAAACAATTACCAACCGTTTTCTGCAGAATTTTTATGATATAGAAAAGGCTTTAGACAAAATACGTAAGGAAGTTCCATAATAATGAAAGGATTGCTATACATAATTAGTGGACCATCAGGTGCTGGTAAATCTACTATAATAAAAGCCTGCTTGAAAAAAATTTTTGGTTTCACTTTCTCTGTTTCTTATACTACTAGATCTAAAAGGCCTGGAGAAGTCGATGGAGAAGATTATTTTTTTATAGATTTAGATACTTTTATGAAAATGAAAGAAAACGGTGAATTTTTAGAATGGGCAAACGTTCATGGCAACTATTATGCAACCTCCAAAAAGTTTGTGGAAGAAAAATTACAAGAATCTTATGGACTAGTTTTAGATGTTGATGTACAGGGTGCTTTAAATATAAAAAAAAGTTATCAAGACGCCGTTTATATATTTATCTTACCTCCTTCGAGTGAGGACTTAAAAAAGAGATTAACAAAAAGAGGAACCGAATCAGAAGAAGCTTTAGAAAGAAGATTAAAAAATTCCCAATGGGAAATGTCTATGATGAATGAATTTAATTATGTTTTAGTAAATTGTGATATCGAAGAATCTACAAACCAACTTTTATCTATACTTGTATCAGAACAATTAAAATATGTTAGGTACAAAGAAGAAAAAAAGCCACTTTATTTCTTTAAAAAAAGAAAAGTATAATCTTAACGGATGAGGTGAAACTTTATGGACTTAGGGATTAACTATGACAAACTTTTAAAAAACGTTAAATACAAGTATGCTGTTCCTATCATCGCAGCAAAAAGAGCCGAAACTTTAAAAAATTTAGATGAGTTAAAAGGAGTAACAAATAAAGGAGATTATGTAAAAATAGCCTTAAAAGAATTAGAAGAAGGCAAAATTCAAATAAAAAATGTTTCGGTTTTAGATGGCTTAAGAAAACAGTAAAGGGTTGTCTTTTTACAGGAGGGGGAGAATGTTAGATTTAAAGTTTATAAGAGAAAATCAAGAGCTGGTAAAGAAAGCCTTATTAAACAGAAACAACGAAACCGACATAATAGATGAAATACTTTCTTTAGACGAAGAAAGAAGGAAACTATTACAAGAAACTGAAACACTAAGAGCAGAAAGAAACCAAAACTCAAAAATTGTTGCTAAATTGAAAGCCGAAAAGAAAAATGAAGAAGCTCAAGATATAATTAAAAAAGGGAAAGAAATTTCGGAACAGATAAAATCAATAGAATCTGATTTAAAAGAGGTAGAAGAAAAACTAACCTTAAAACTTCTATACGTACCAAATATTCCTGATGAAAATGCTCCTATAGGTAAAGATGAAAGCGAAAACGTTGAAATACGAAGATGGGGAACTCCAAGGCAATTCGATTTTGAACCCAAACCTCATTGGGATTTAGGTACAGATTTGGACCTTTTAGATTTTGATAGAGCTGCTAAACTCAGTGGGTCTAGGTTTACTGTTCTAAAAGGAGACCTTGCAAGGTTAGAACTTGCCTTAATTAATTTTATGGTTGATCTACATACAAAAGAACATGGATACACTTTCATTCTACCTCCACATTTAGTTACAAAAGAAACCATCACATCAACGGGACAGCTTCCAAAATTCGAAGACGATTTATACAAAACTTCTCTAGATCAAATGTATCTTATATCAACTGCCGAAGTTCCTCTTGCTAGTTTACACAGGAACGAAACGTTGGATTTAAAAGTTCTACCTTTTAAATATGTGGCGTACACACCATGTTATAGAAGAGAAGCAGGTAGTTACGGAAAAGACGTTAGAGGAATGATAAGGCAGCACCAGTTTGACAAAGTTGAGTTGGTATGGTACACAACCCCTGAAACTTCTATGGATTCTTTAGAAAAGCTCACAAAAGATGCAGAAGAAGTTTTACAACTACTGGACCTACCTTACAGAGTTATTAGCTTATGTACAGGTGATTTGGGTTTTGCTTCAGCAAAAACTTACGATATAGAAGTATGGCTGCCCAGTTACAACGACTATAAAGAGATTTCTTCTTGTTCTAACACTAAGGATTTTCAAGCAAGAAGAGGAAATATTAGATATAGAGATAAAGAAAACAAATTAAATTTCGTTCATACTTTAAATGGTTCGGGACTTGCTGTTGGAAGAACTTTAGTTGCAATAATGGAAAACTATCAAACACCTGATGGGAAGATAGAAGTACCTGAAAAACTTATTCCTTATATGGGGAAAGATTATATAGGTTGATTATACATGCCGAACGCTTTTTATGGTAAAAAAACTAACGAAATTATAATTCTAGATGAGGAAGAGACCTCTCACTTAAAAGTTACGCGCAAAAAAACAAACGAGCTGATACAAGTTATAACAGGTGATGGATTTTTATACAAGGCAAAGATAAATAAAATAGGTAAAAAACAAACAACTCTTGAAATTTTAGATAAAGAAGACAAAAGCGAAAGCTATGAGCCATATATATCAATTTACTTTGGAATGAGTAAATGGAACAGAACGCAATTTCTTCTTGAAAAGCTAGTGGAGTTAAGAGTAAATCAATTTTATGTTTTTCGTGGAGAAAAATCAGATATAAAGTATAAAAACTTAATTAAATTCCAAAAGGCTATAATAGAAGCTTGTAAACAAACAATTTATCCTGTTATCCCCCAGATAGATTTTACTAACTTAGAAAGTATTCCTAAAGAAAATACAATAATTTTAGACTTAATTGAAAACAGAAAAAATATTAAAAGCTTTCTTAAAGAAAATAAAAAGCTTAAAAACATTAACATTGTTATAGGACCAGATTCAGGTTTTTCTGAAAATGAAAAAAATTACTTTTGTTCTAATGGGTTTGAAATTATGAACTTAGGAAACAGTATTTTTCGTTTTGAAACTTCTGCAATTTACACAGCAAGCATTATCAATTATGAATTTGATAGGCTAAACATTTAGGGGGTGAATTTTATGCCAGATTGGTTGGTAACTACGATTAACTTTTTAATAAGAATCGGAATTAGTGTTGCTATAATATTCGTTGCGAGATATCTAGCAAAATTACTTTACAAAATTATCATAAGCACTGCTGAAAAGAGCGGAAAAGTAACCGTCCAATATAGAAAGTCTTTGATGACCATTCTAAACATCTCTATGTACACTTTGGGTGGATTTATAATCATATCAGTAATATTTACTAATCTGAGCGCCTTTTTGGCAGGTTTAGGTATCAGCGGTATAATAGTAGCTTTCGCCGTTCAAGAACCACTAGGAAATTTGATATGTGGTTTTTTAATTATGTTAAACCATTTGGTGGTAGATGGTGAAGCTGTAGAAATAAATGGGATATCAGGTTCAGTCGAAGAAATAAATGTGAACCACGTTGTTATGAAAACATGGGATGGACGAAGAGTTCACCTCCCTAGTAGAGAAGTTTGGTCTAGCAAAATAATTCACTATTGGCCTACTAACATTAGAAGAAATGAGGTAAAAGTGGGTGTATCCTATTCGTCAGATTTAAACAAAGTCATTAAGGTAATAGACGAAGCCGTTAGAGAAACAGAAATTGTTCATATAGATGATGATCACCAACCTATGATACTATTTGATGGGTATGGAGATTCTTCAATAAATTTTATAGTTAGATTTTGGGCAGAAACACCTAACTTTCTTATTTCACCAACTCATGTAGCAAAATCAATTAAGAAAAAATTTGATGAAAACGGCGTAGAAATACCGTTTAACCAAGTAGATCTTCACGTTAAAGATGTTAACACTGAAATAAACAAAAATAAAAACAACGTATGAGTTTTATTTCTAATCAAACTAAAAGGCGGTGAAAACCGCCTTTTTATATATTATATGAAGTATAATTTAGGAATATTTGTTTTCATAACAGAACAATAATAATGTAAGGAGGAAACACCGTATGAGAAAAAAAGATGAAAAAAAACCACACAAAAACAAGCGCAAAAAATTTGTTCAACTTATTCTAATAGCGTTAGTTGTAATTATTTTACTACTAGGTTTTGGCTATATATACTTTGAGTACAACAGGATTTCTTATTATAATTTAAACTTTCAAGAAAGTTGGAGAGGATATTTGGCATATTTAATTGATTTCGTGCCTGGATTGAGAAATCTATCAAAATATGAGTATTTAGAAGTTACTGACCCTCTTTTTTTGGAAAAAGAAGTATTAGAAATAAGGTTTAAATCTATTACGGATGAAAGGCAAGAACTTGAAAAACAAAAAGAAGATTTGGAAAAGCTCTTAGCTCAAATATCTGTAGAAAGTGAGCAACTTATGAAACAAAAGGCCGAATTAGAAAAACTAAATCAAGAATACCAACAAAAGATAGCTGAATACAACGACTATCAAAATAGAATAAACACACTATCTAATTGGCTTGCTAGATCTACCCCACAACAAATAGCTAATGCTTTAAGTAGAGAAGAAGTAAGTATAGAATTATTAGTAGATACTTTGGCAACTCTTGAAGCTAAATCTGCAGCAGAGATTTTACAAGCACTCGCGATAGTTAACCCCCAAAAAGCCGCTGAAGTTATAGCAAAAATGGGAGAAAAAAGGAGCGAATAAAGTTGAACATAGTTCAAGGAAATTTTGAGAAATTTTTGCCTGTAAAGTTAAATAATAATTACTCATCAACAACATCGTTAAACAATGATTTTGACAGCTTTGCAGAAAAACTTCGATCTTTTTCACGCATTTCCGATAATTCAAATGGTAAAAAGATTTCTAATTCTACTCAAAAAACTGTGCAAAACGTTGAAACATTCAGTATATCGATAACGTTGGATTCAGATACTTCAAAATTAATTAAAGTCGACTCCAAAAAGCTTTTATCATTAATAAATTCACTTTTAGAAAATTCAGAAAAGACGTGGGATACTGATGAGTTAAATCTATTAAAAAGCGCCCAGAAAATACTAAATTCCTCTAAAACTGAAATAACTGACAAAGAAATAGCCACTCTGCAAAAAGCATTAGGTTTAATCATAGAAGATGGTGTGAAAAGTAAGGAAGCTCCTTTTTTGCAAGAAACAGAAAGGATACTTTCTGGGGAAAATTTACCTAAAGAATTAGAAGACGTATTAAAAAATCAACCAACTACTCCTTCAATGAATATAGAAAAGAATACTGAAAAAACTGAGCAAAATAAATTAAACGCTGTAAAAAAAGCAAACACTATAATTATTCTAGATAAAGAAAATAATAAAAATGTTAAGATAGATACCAAAAAATTATCCGCGCTTTTTAATGATCTTTCTAAAAATTCAAATAATTTAAATAATAATCAAATAGCTGTTCTAGAAACCGCTAAAGATATTTTAACGTCATCCGAAACCAATTTGTCACAAGAAGAACAAGAAGTTATAAAAAATGCGTTTGCTATATTATTAAAAGAGTCAAAAGCTTTTGAAAACAATCAGAATCTATCAAACAAATCAAACTCCAAACAAACTTTAAATTTAGATTTAAATATTGAAGAAGTTATTCTAGAAAGTTCTATCTTTGAAAATCCATCTGCTTCTAAAAATATTAGCTCAATAAGTAGTATCAACAATCTTAATTTTAAGGAAAACACTCACAACTTATCGAACAATAAAAATGATAGTGTAAATTTCGTAAAGATTAATAACGAACTTTTTAACCAATTTACCCAAGTAAAAGACAAAAATATTAAAGATAATAATTTAAGACAAAGTAAAGATAATTCAACTGATTTTACAAACATTAAAAATAATCAAAAAACTTCATATATAGACCCTTATGAAACAAGAAAAAATAGTTCAAACAAATCAGAATCTGTTGAAGAAAAAATAGGGAATCTCAAAAATATAACAGAAAACAGCCATGATGGTAGCAACAAAAATTTCAATATTGACAATTTAAAAGTTTCAACTTCTAATAATGAAGTTACTAACAAAACACCCATTATAAATAAAAATACAATAAATCAAGAAATACCGAAAACAAACCTAAACGATTTAAATACACAAATAAAAGATGTAGTAGTTTCAAAAAACACACAAACATTTTTTAATGAAAGTTTTTCTGTAAAGATTTCTCCTCCTGATTTAGGGAAAGTCGATGTCCAAATTGTTAAAAATGGACAAGCGGTTACTATAACAATAAGCGCCGAAAGCGAGAACACAAAAAATATTATTTCTAAATCATTACAAACATTAGTTGGCAGCCTAAGAGACGAGGGTTATCAACCGGTTAATATAAAAATAAATCTTTCACAAAATGAAAATTACTTAGCTCATCAAAACCCTCAAGAGCAATCTCAACAAGAAAAAAATGAATCAGACGCTCAAAAACACCAGAATAATGAAACTCAAGAGGAACCTACCCAAAATTTCGAGGAATATTTAAGGAGTGATCTAAATGCTTAATTCAGTATCGATGGACTCCATATACCAAAGTACGTATGAAGCAAAAAAAGATAGAGAAATAAAGAAAGAGTTAGACAGAGACGCCTTTTTAGAACTACTAGTAACGCAGCTAAAAAATCAAGATCCCACTGAACCACTAAGTAACAAAGATCTTGTTGCTCAGCTTTCTCAACTATCCACCACAGAACAAATAATGAACATGAGCCAAGCGGTACAAGAGATGGTAAATTCACAAATGTCACTTAGTAAATTACAAGCTGCTAGTTTGATAGGGAAAAATGTCGTTATAAATGACAATACTTTAGAGCTTAATAGTGGTGTTGCCGAAGGGATAAATTTTAGTTTAGATAATTCTTCGCAAGTCATTCTAGAAATATACAATTCAAATGGAAGGCTAGTTTATGCAGAAGATTTGGGAGTGAAAGAAGTAGGCTTACATTCTTATTTATGGACTGGAAGAAACAACGACGGCACTATGATGCCAGATGGGGAATATATCTATGGAATATACTCTATCAAAAACGGTCAAATAATTGGAAATCCTGGTCTGAAAAATGGTACTGTAGAAGCAGTTAAATTTATAAACAACGAACTTTATTTAATAGTTGACGGACAAATGTATCCATACTCTGCTATAAACGAAATAAGTGCTTGAATGATTTAATAATACATAAATAATATAAAAACTACAGGAGGAATATAAAATGCTTAGATCAATGTATTCCGGCATAACGGGGATGAGAAACTTTCAAAATCAACTGGATATAGTTGCAAATAATATTGCAAATGTAAACACCGTTGGTTTTAAAGGTTCAAGGGCAACATTTCAAACAACGTTATTTCAAACGCTAAATGCGGGAAATGCTCCTCAAAACCAGCTTGGAGGAACTAACCCAATGCAAATTGGGCTAGGTTCTCAGATGGCTTCCATCGATCAAATCATGACGCAAGGTTCTCCAATGGCTACTGGTAAAGCAACTGACATGATGATTCAAGGCGAAGGATTCTTTATTTTATCTGATGGGACAGGCCAATATTACACTAGGGCTGGAAATTTCACAAGGGATCATAACGGTTATTTTGTAGATCCTGCTTCTGGAATGAAACTTCAAGGTTGGACAGCTAAAATAAACGTGGATGGAGAAAGGGTTATAGACACTAACGATCCTATAGGAGATATTCAAATATCAAGCGGACAGATTATGCCTGCCAAACAAACAACATTTGTAAGGTTAGCACATAATTTAAATGCCGGAGCTGGCATACAGGATACAACGATCGTTGTGAAAAGTAGTTCTGGTGAAAATATACCCGTTAAATTCTCGTTCAAAAGAGACTTAACTAATTTAAATCAAAATGCCTACATATGGGAAGCTGAAATTTTAGGATCTGATTATAATTTTTCTGTTTTTGATCCAACTCCGGCTCCCGGTTCTCTTACTTCTTCAAATACAATGAATGGAAGAGTTGTGTTAGATGATAATGGGAATGTAGTCAATTGGGTAAATTATGATGCAGATGAAGGTCCACTAAGTGATTCAAAAATCTCTATATTCGATACCAAAGGAAATATTGTAGGGTCAAATGGGGATCCGGTTAAAATTAGTACTAGTGATCCTAATGATGCAACACTCGCAGGAACGATAAAAGTAGTCGAGGGTACAGAAGAAATTTATTATGATCCTGAAGATATAAAGATAGATTTTTCTACTCCTAATCAAGTACAAATCACTTTAAAAAAATCAGATGGAACCACCCCTATGACTTTTACTAAAACTTTTACTGGCCCAGTGACAGTGGGTGATTTTAATGATACGCTTTCTTTAGGCATTGATAATGGAAGCCAAACCCTGTCAGGTTTAAGATTAACAGGTGGAAGTGCTGGTGATACAATAGATACCATCACATATTCGGATTTAAAATCCGTTCGAGAAATTATTCAACCACCTTCTGGAGGTTCTATTAGGTTAGCAGACCTAAACAACCCAACAAATTTTGCTGAAGCTACTTATATTAATCCAAACGTTACAACGTCTACTGTGGTTTATGATTCATTGGGTAATCCATACAACGTTTATTTAAAATTCACAAAAATCAATGCGAATACCTGGTATTGGAAGGCAGAGTTAGAAGATGGGACGCCTTTGTACAAAAATACAGCCGATGGGGTGCAAAGCGATGAACCAGCTGAAGGTGTTATTGCTTTTGATTCAAACGGGAATATTGCTGCCACTCAATGGAGAATAGATCCCACAACTGGAAGTATAGATCAAACAATTGACGATGGCAACAATGGTTCAGCGGGTTTTTGGTTCGATCCCAATAAACTTGGAGCTGCTCTAAATCCAAATGTTGATCCACAATCAGCTGCAGGGGCTGGAGCTGTGAACGTTACTATTAATTTTCAAGGTCTTTCTCAATTTTATGCTCCTAATTCTGTAGCGGTAACCGAACAAGATGGTAACGCCCAAGGAACTTTAGATTCTTTTTCAATAAACACAAACGGCCAAATAATAGGAACTTTCACCAATGGTTTAACAGCAGCTTTAGGCCAAGTTGCTTTGGCTTCGTTTAATAACCCTGAAGGTTTATATGCAGTTGGTAATTCTATGTATTCAATGAGCTCTAATAGTGGGCTACCGCAGATTGGTGTTTCAGGTGTTGGAGGGAGAGGAACAATAAATCCTGGGGCATTAGAGATGTCAAATGTTGATCTTGCTGAAGAATTTACCAATATGATAATAGCTCAAAGAGGTTTTCAAGCTAATTCAAGAAGTATAACTACTGCCGATCAGATACTTAATGAGTTGGTTAATATTAAGCGATAGGTTTAATATTTAATAGTGGAGGATAACTATGATTAAATTAACTAAACTTAATGATGACGAGTTTTATATCAATCCATACCAAATAGAAAAAATAGAGTGTCACCCTGATACGACAATTACAATGATGAACGGCCATGTGTATGTTGTTAAAGAAAAGATTGAAGATTTAATCCAAAAAGTGATAGAATTTAATAGGAAGATCTTTAGTACATCAAATTGATTATATATAATTTTAGGATATATTGAATGAAATTTAAGAGGTGGGATAGTTGTGGAAATATCAACTTTAATAGGTTTAGCGTTGGCAATAGTTGCCATAGTGGTTGGGGCAGGAAGTGAGTTTACCACGCTTATAGACATCCCTTCCTTTTTTATAACTATCTTGGGTTCTCTTGGTGCCACTTTTATCGCCCATCCAAGTTCAAGGTCCTTTAAAATTTTCAACGTTATATTAGAAGCCATAAAAAATCCCAAAATAAATAATCTCGAAACTTTGAGAACGTTGTACTCTTTTTCAGAAAAGGCGAGAAGGGACGGAATGATATCTTTAGAGGAAGATATTCCATCAGTTGAAAGTGATTTTTTAAAAGATGGTCTAAGAGCGGCTGTTGATGGGACAGATCCAGAAGAGATTAAAAAAATACTAGAAGTTAAAATGGAAATGTACGAAGAGCAAGAGGAAGATAAAATTTCTGTCTTGGATACATGGGGGGCTATGGCACCAGCTTTTGGTATGATTGGAACACTTATAGGATTAGTACTACTACTTGATACCTTAAGTGATCCTACAACAATAGGGCCAAGAATGTCGTTGGCATTAATTACTACTTTGTATGGTGCATTAATTGCAAATATTATAGCGCTTCCGCCAGCGGAAAAATTAAAAAGACGTATGAGTAAAAATATAAATCAGATGAGGATGATGTTGGAAGGCGTTTTATCTATAGTTCAAGGGGAAAACCCTCATTTAATGGAAGAAAAACTAAAGGCTTTTTTGAGTGATGAGGAAAGAAAAGAGTACGAAAAAGAAAAAGGTGAAGCTGTTCTTTAATTAAAAAGCGGTGATGACAAATGGCCAGAAAAAAGAAAGAACAAAAAGGTGGAGCCAGTTGGCTGCAAACATTCAGCGATATGACTACTTTACTTCTAACAATGTTTATTGCTTTATTTTCTATGGCGACAATAGCACCAGGAAAATTTCAACAAGCGGTAATGAGCTTACAAAGTGTTTTTGAAGGGCAGCCAATGGGCGTATTAGTGGGTGGGAGAAGTATATCCGAAGAACCATTAATAACATCTAATCCAGGAGTTAGACAAGAACTGTTAAAAATAGTAGAGGATGAAAAATATAAAGGTAAAATTACTATTGAGGAAATTGATAAAGGGACGATAATATCTATGAGGGATATTTCGTTTTTTAGGTCTGGAAGTGCTGAGTTAACAGCTGAAGCTAAACAACTTTTATACCAGATAGGGACAATTATATTAGAATACACTCAAAATCCAATAGAAATTTACGGTTACACTGATGATGTTCCAATCTTGCCAACCAGCGTTTATCCATCTAACTGGCATTTAAGCGCTGCTAGAGCTTCCAGCGTAGTTAACTTTTTCACTAGTGAACTCAAAAATAGAAGAATGGTTGAGAGAATGGCAGAGATTAGTGCAGGACAGTTTGATATTGAGTATTTCTATCGATTAGATAGATTTTTCCCCATTGGGCTTGGAGAAAGTGAAATAAGAAGGGAAATTAATCTTTTAAGATCAGAAATAGATTCTAGAAAAACTGCAGCATTAACTCAATTTAAAGAAGGAGAAATAACTCCTGCAGAGTTACAACAAATTGAAAGAGAGCTCGAAAACGAGTACAGCAATAGGTTAGAAAAACTAAGAAATCAGTACAGAAGAATAGATATACTTATTTTAAGGCAACGGGTTCGTTAGAAATACTTTTGGAGGCGGAAATTGTGCAAAATGAAAATTTAGAAACAGGAGAAGAAAGAGCCAAGAAATCAAGCCCTTCTTTTTTAATGATATTGATAATAGTTATTGTAGTGGCTTTATTAATATCTGGAGTTACTTCTTACTTTATAGTTAGACTGTTATCTCCTAATGTTTCACAAACTTCTAGCCAAGCAAGCTCTGGAGATATGGCCACAACACCTGCTAGAGTTATATTAATCAGTGAGGGTTCAAGGTATCCCATGATGTTAAAAGGTGGATATGATGTAGCGGTTGTTGATTCTTTGCAATTGGATGTTGGGAGTAATCAAGCCCGAGATTTAATTACTTCAAATAGATTACAAGTTTTGGAAACAATAAGAATGATATTTATGAATAAAACTAGGGGTGAACTTTCGACACCTCAAGGTATAGAATTAACAAAGAGACAGATAAGAGATAATATTAATGAAATGTTGGGATTTGTAGGTGAAAGAGAATCTTTAGGAGTTATAAAAGTAACTATGATAATAATGACTATAACAACCGCACAATAACTTGTGATTTAAAAGTGAAAGAGGTGTTTTTATGCCTGAAGATGAGGCCCTTACCCAGGAAGAGATAGATAGTATATTAAAATCGATGAGTTCAGGCGAACCTGCTGAAAAAGTCTTAGAAGAATTTGAAGAAGAGAACAAAAGAGTAAAAGAGTATGATTTTAGAAGACCAATGAAATTTTCAAGAGAACAATTAAGAACCCTTCAACTAATTCATGAAAGTTTTGCAAGGGAAATTTCAACGTACCTTTCAGGGCGTTGTCGAACGTTTGTTGATGTGAAATATGCAAGTATCGATCAAATAACTTTTTCTGAATTTCAAAAATCCTTGAATTCTCCCACCTATATAGCAATATTTTCTTCAGAAGCATTTGCTGGGAGTGGTATTTTACAAATGGGTTTGGATTTGGGATATACCATAATTGACAGGCTCCTAGGGGGTTCTGGGACACCTTTAGAAGAAAGTAGAGTTCCAACAGAGATTGAAATGAATATTTTAAAAAAAGAATCTGCCGTTATGCTTAGAATGCTGGCAAGATCGTGGTCTAATATAGAAGAATTTGATATAAATTTAGAAAATCTTGAAACAAATCCACAATTTGTACAGGTAGCACCTTCCAATGAGATGACGATTCTAATAACATTGTCGATTACGATAAGAAACGTTCAAGGATTTATCAATTTATGTTTCCCTTCATCCACATTGGAACCTTTAAACGATAAATTAACCACCAGGATGTGGACAACAACATATAGGCACACAGAAGAATTTAGAGAAAATTTGAAACAGACCTTAATGCTTTCAAAACTTAATTTGTCCGCCATTTTGGGAAAAGCAGTGATTTCTTTAAGCGATTTTTTCAATCTTGAAATTGGAGATGTTATACGTTTAGATTCTTTTTACGATGAACCTATCGATTTAGAAATAGAAAATCATCCAATATTTAAAGTTAAAATAGGTAAAAGTAAAGGATTTTATGCAGGAGAAATTATTCAAAAGAATAAA comes from Petrotoga sp. 9PW.55.5.1 and encodes:
- a CDS encoding 16S rRNA (uracil(1498)-N(3))-methyltransferase, which codes for MPNAFYGKKTNEIIILDEEETSHLKVTRKKTNELIQVITGDGFLYKAKINKIGKKQTTLEILDKEDKSESYEPYISIYFGMSKWNRTQFLLEKLVELRVNQFYVFRGEKSDIKYKNLIKFQKAIIEACKQTIYPVIPQIDFTNLESIPKENTIILDLIENRKNIKSFLKENKKLKNINIVIGPDSGFSENEKNYFCSNGFEIMNLGNSIFRFETSAIYTASIINYEFDRLNI
- the gmk gene encoding guanylate kinase, with product MKGLLYIISGPSGAGKSTIIKACLKKIFGFTFSVSYTTRSKRPGEVDGEDYFFIDLDTFMKMKENGEFLEWANVHGNYYATSKKFVEEKLQESYGLVLDVDVQGALNIKKSYQDAVYIFILPPSSEDLKKRLTKRGTESEEALERRLKNSQWEMSMMNEFNYVLVNCDIEESTNQLLSILVSEQLKYVRYKEEKKPLYFFKKRKV
- a CDS encoding mechanosensitive ion channel family protein, producing the protein MPDWLVTTINFLIRIGISVAIIFVARYLAKLLYKIIISTAEKSGKVTVQYRKSLMTILNISMYTLGGFIIISVIFTNLSAFLAGLGISGIIVAFAVQEPLGNLICGFLIMLNHLVVDGEAVEINGISGSVEEINVNHVVMKTWDGRRVHLPSREVWSSKIIHYWPTNIRRNEVKVGVSYSSDLNKVIKVIDEAVRETEIVHIDDDHQPMILFDGYGDSSINFIVRFWAETPNFLISPTHVAKSIKKKFDENGVEIPFNQVDLHVKDVNTEINKNKNNV
- the serS gene encoding serine--tRNA ligase, whose amino-acid sequence is MLDLKFIRENQELVKKALLNRNNETDIIDEILSLDEERRKLLQETETLRAERNQNSKIVAKLKAEKKNEEAQDIIKKGKEISEQIKSIESDLKEVEEKLTLKLLYVPNIPDENAPIGKDESENVEIRRWGTPRQFDFEPKPHWDLGTDLDLLDFDRAAKLSGSRFTVLKGDLARLELALINFMVDLHTKEHGYTFILPPHLVTKETITSTGQLPKFEDDLYKTSLDQMYLISTAEVPLASLHRNETLDLKVLPFKYVAYTPCYRREAGSYGKDVRGMIRQHQFDKVELVWYTTPETSMDSLEKLTKDAEEVLQLLDLPYRVISLCTGDLGFASAKTYDIEVWLPSYNDYKEISSCSNTKDFQARRGNIRYRDKENKLNFVHTLNGSGLAVGRTLVAIMENYQTPDGKIEVPEKLIPYMGKDYIG
- a CDS encoding YicC/YloC family endoribonuclease; its protein translation is MRSMTGYGRLTKIIGDYSYNIEIKSLNSKSLNVNTNISYIFSPLEIKIQSFLKDYFQRGTLKVFVDIKLLKTEDIVDIDMGLAKSYYNALDNIINELHLTDDVDLDTLLKFRDIIKVSIDEEKINVIWEGMKQVLKEVIEMVLNYQKEEGQDLKRYLEGYINELKQVIEKISENSDKMKEKYRDQLKNNINSIINGFQNVDENRLEMEIALLAERSDINEEIDRLKSHINRFNGLLEEDKDSIGQELDFICQEMHREFNTIASKSKILEITNLSLEGRTLVNKIREQVQNVH
- a CDS encoding DNA-directed RNA polymerase subunit omega, whose translation is MDLGINYDKLLKNVKYKYAVPIIAAKRAETLKNLDELKGVTNKGDYVKIALKELEEGKIQIKNVSVLDGLRKQ
- a CDS encoding DUF370 domain-containing protein; translated protein: MYGLINIGFGNVVVGDRVIAIVTPTSQPLKRLKEVAEQQGKLLEVNHGRKTRAFIITDSGHVIASAIQPETITNRFLQNFYDIEKALDKIRKEVP